In Salvelinus sp. IW2-2015 linkage group LG23, ASM291031v2, whole genome shotgun sequence, a genomic segment contains:
- the LOC111950597 gene encoding pyruvate dehydrogenase (acetyl-transferring) kinase isozyme 3, mitochondrial isoform X4 has product MRLFNFLLKDVTSKIEYYSRFSPSPMSIKQFLDFGRENACEKTSYVFLRKELAVRGANTMKEINLLPSDLRIQPSVKLVHSWYIQSFEELLGYEHRGPEDSRTLNDFLDTLVKIRNRHSEVVPTMAQGVIEYKQKFGFDPFISSNVQYFLDRFYTNRISFRMLINQHTLLFGDDRTTSHPKHIGGIDPTCNVPEVVKDAYETAKMLCEQYYMVAPELNIEEYNSKASSKAIQVVYVPSHLFHTLFELFKNSMRATVELHENSSAGLPPVKAMVTLGKEDLSIKISDRGGGVPLRKIDKLFSYMYSTAPTPSLEPGNGTQAAPLVTHXK; this is encoded by the exons ATGAGGCTGTTCAACTTTCTACTAAAAGATGTAACATCGAAAATAGAATATTATTCGAGGTTCTCTCCCTCGCCGATGTCTATCAAGCAGTTTCTGGACTTTG GTAGGGAGAATGCATGTGAGAAGACCTCCTACGTGTTCCTGCGTAAGGAGCTTGCGGTGCGGGGGGCCAACACCATGAAGGAAATCAACCTGTTACCCAGTGACCTGCGTATCCAGCCGTCCGTCAAGCTTGTGCACAGTTG GTACATACAGAGCTTTGAAGAGCTGCTGGGTTATGAACACAGGGGTCCAGAGGACAGCCGCACCTTAAACGA CTTTCTAGACACCCTGGTCAAAATCCGTAACAGGCACAGTGAAGTGGTCCCCACCATGGCCCAGGGTGTCATAGAGTACAAGCAGAAGTTTGGCTTTGATCCTTTTATCAGCAGCAACGTTCAGTACTTCCTGGATCGCTTTTACACCAACAGGATATCCTTCCGCATGCTCATTAACCAGCACA CACTCCTTTTTGGTGATGACAGAACCACCTCCCATCCCAAGCACATAGGAGGCATTGATCCTACCTGCAATGTCCCTGAGGTGGTGAAAG ATGCTTATGAGACCGCTAAGATGCTCTGTGAGCAGTACTACATGGTCGCCCCTGAGCTGAACATAGAAGAGTACAATT CCAAGGCCTCTTCGAAGGCTATCCAGGTGGTTTATGTTCCATCTCACCTGTTCCATACGCTGTTTGAGCTCTTCAAG AATTCAATGCGGGCCACAGTGGAGCTCCATGAGAACAGTAGTGCTGGACTCCCCCCAGTGAAGGCCATGGTGACGCTTGGAAAGGAAGACCTCTCTATCAAG ATCAGTGACAGAGGRGGGGGCGTGCCCCTCAGGAAGATTGACAAGCTCTTTAGCTACATGTACTCCACCGCGCCCACCCCGAGCCTTGAACCAGGAAATGGAACTCAGGCTGCACCACTGGTAACACATC